The Streptomyces sp. ALI-76-A nucleotide sequence GCAACAGCAGGTGGTCGAGATCGTCAAGGCGCTCGCCCTCGACGCGCGGCTGCTCATCATGGACGAGCCCACCGCGGCTCTCGCCGACCACGAAGTCGACCAGCTCTACGCGCTCGTACGGCGGCTGCAGGAGCACGGGATGGGCGTGCTGTACGTCTCGCACCGCCTCAAGGAGGTCTTCGACCTGTCCAGCCGGATCACCGTGCTCAAGGACGGCCGGGCGGTGGCCACCGTGAACACCGCGGACACCAGCGCCGATCAGCTGGTGCGCCACATGGTCGGCCGCGAGCTGTCGAGCTACTACCCCGACCCGGCGAAGCCGCAGGAGCTGGGCCCGGTGCGGCTGACCGTCCGCGACGGAGGCAACCGGAAGCTGCGCGGCATCGACCTACGGCTGCGCGCCGGCGAGGTGCTCGGCGTCGGCGGCCTGCAGGGCTCCGGCCGGTCGGCGTTGGCCCGCGCACTGTTCGGCGCCGCACCGTTCAGCACCGGCCGGGTGACCGTCGACGGAGCGCCGGTCCGGCTGCGCTCGCCCCGCGCCGCGATGCGGGCCGGTATCGCCTACGTCTCCGAGGACCGCAAGGGCGAGGGGATCGTCGCCGAGCAGTCGGTGCTCGACAACGCGCTGTTGGCCGGCCGCGCCGTCCGCCCGGGCCGGCTCGGCCGCGGTGCCCGGACCGCGCGGGTCCGGGAACTGCTCGCGGCCGTCGAGCTTCGCGCCGCGGGGGAGGACCAGGAGATCCGTTTCCTGTCCGGGGGCAACCAGCAGAAGGTCGTGCTGGCCAGGTGGCTCGCGCTCGCCCCGAGGATCCTGCTCTTCGACGAGCCGACCCGGGGCATCGACGTGGGCGCCAAGGCGGCGATCCACGATCTCGTCCGCCGGCTGGCCCGCGACGGCGCCGCCGTGCTGATGGTCTCGTCCGAGCTGCCCGAGCTGCTCGGCATGAGCGACCGGATCATCGTCATGCGCGACGGCCGGATCGCCGGCGAGTTACCCGGCGGCGCGACGGAGGAGGATGTCGTCGCCCTGGCGGTCGGCACCGTGGGGGAGGCGGCCGGATGAGCGGCGCGCTGTCCCTGCCGGCCCGGCGGACCCCGCCGGGCGTGTTCGTCGCCCTGGTCCTCACCCTGACGATCGGTTGGCTCGTCGTCGCGGTCGATGGCGGCCGGCTGTTCAGCCTGCCGACGACGGTGAGCCTGCTGCACGTCGCCGCCGGTCTGGGCCTCGTCGCGGTCGGCCAGACGCTGGTCATCGTCGGGGGCTCGCTGGACCTGTCCGTGGCGTACGTGGTCAGCCTGAGCACCCTCGTCGCCGCCGAGACCATGGCCGGTGACGACGGCGCGCTGCTGCCGGCGATCGGCCTGACACTCGCGGTCAGCGGCGCGATCGGCCTCGTCAACGGCCTGCTCGTCACCACGGCGCGGATCAACCCCTTCATCGCGACCGTCGGCGTCGCACTGCTGCTGAAGGGATACCTCGACAACGGATACGACGGCCCGGCCGGCAAGACCGCACCCGCCCTGGTGCAGGGCCTCGGGTACCAGCGCGTCGGCCCGGTGCCGCTGTCGTTCCTGCTGCTGCTCGCCGTCGCCGCCGCGGCCTGGTTCGTGCTGGCGCGCACCCGCTTCGGCCACCACCTGCTCGCCGTGGGCGGTGACCCGGAGGTCGCCCGGCTCTCCGGCGTGCGGGGCAGCCGGGTCCTCGTCACCGCCCATGTGCTGTGCGCCCTCTGCGCCGGCCTCGCCGGGATCTACCTCGCCAGTCGGCTCGGCGCCGGCGCACCGAGGGTGGGCACCGAGGGACTGTACGACCTGGAGTCGATCGCCGCGGTGGTGCTCGGCGGCACCGCCCTGGCCGGCGGGCGCGGCGGCGTCGCCGGCACGGTCGGCGGCGTGCTGCTGCTCGCGAGCATCGACGCCATCTTCAACCAGCTCGAGGTCGACGCGTTCTTCAAGCAGGTGATCCGTGGCGTGATCATCATCGCGGCGGTCGCCGTCTACGCCCGCCGGGCGATGCGAAAGGCGTCATAGCATGCGGATCGCGCGCCCTCTGCGGCTCCTTGAGTTCCGCTCCGGCGGTCTCGCACCGATCATCGTGATCCTGGCGGTGTTGCTGGTCCTGCTGACCGCCCGCCAACCGGACTTCCTCTCGCCGCCGTCGCTGATGTCGTTCCTCGGCCGCTCCGCGCCGATCATCCTGCTCGCCGCCGGCCAGTACTTCGTGATCGTCTCCGGCGAGTTGGACCTGTCCGTCGGCTCCCTGGTCACCGCGCAGGTGGTCATCGCCGCCCGGCTGATCGACGGCGATCCGTCGGCCGGCTGGCCTGTCGTCGTGCTCCTGCTCGCGTTCGGCATCGCCGTCGGCCTCGTCAACGGCCTCGTCACCACGCGGCTGCGGGTGCCGTCGTTCATCACGACCCTCGGGATGTACCTGATCCTCGTGGGTGCCGTGTACCTGTGGTCCGACGGTGCCCCGAAGGGCGGCCTCTCCGAGGAGTTCCGCCGGCTCGGCCGGTCGGCGTTCGAGGACGTGCCCGCGCTGGGCCGGATACCGTACGCCCTGGTCGTCCTGCTGGCGGTAGCCGCTCTGGCGCTGGTGCTGACGCGTTCGGACTTCGGCCGCACCCTGGTCGCCGTCGGCGGCAACCCGCGGACCGCCGAGCTGAGCGGCGTGCGCGTGTGGCGCGCCAAGACCATGGCGTTCGTCCTCAGCGGACTCGCCGCCACGCTCGCGGCGGTCCTCATCGGCGGGTACAGCGGAGTGTCGTTCCAGGCCGGCGCCGGCCTGGAGTTCGGCGCGATCACCGCGGCGGTCCTCGGCGGTGTCGCTCTGGGCGGGGGCCGCGGTTCGGTCGTCGGCGCGATGCTGGGCGCGCTGACCCTCGAGACGCTCTTCACGCTCATGAACTTCTACGGCGTCTCCGGCGCCCTCAAACCGGCCGTCCAGGGCGCGATCATTCTGCTCGCCGTGGCGGCGGCGTCCTTCCGTTTCCCGTCCAGATAAAGGGGCTTCAGTGAGGCATTCCATGACGGTGCTGGCCGTGAGCACCTTACTGGTGCTGGCCGGCTGCGCCACCGACGAGCCCACCACCGGCGCATCGGGTTCGCCCTCCGCGGGCACCGGGTCGGGCACCGGGAAGCAGTCGAAGTTCTTTGTGCGGGCCGACTACGACGAGCAGCTCGCGCTGCTGGACGCCGCGCCCACCGGGCCGGCCGGCAAGCCCTGGGAGCAGGCGCTCAAACCGGCGATGGTGGAGACCGCGAAGTTCACGAAGCCCGGACCGTACAAGATCTGCTTCTCCAACGCGGGGCTGAACAACCCCTGGCGCCAGGTCGGTTTCAAGACCATGCAGGCCGAGGTCGACACGCACCGCGGCCGGATCTCCGAGTTCGTCCACGTCGATGCCGAAGGCAAGGACCAGAAGCAGATCGCCGACATCAACGACCTGCTCGGCAAGGGCTGCCACGCGCTCATCGTCTCGCCGAACACCACCGCGACGCTCACCCCGGCCGTGGAGGCCGCCTGTCAGAAGGGCCTGCCGGTCATCGTCTTCGACCGCGGCGTCGACACGACCTGCCCGGTGACGTTCATCAACCCGATCGGCGGCTACGGATTCGGCCACGTCGCGGCGGAGTTCGTCACCCGGAAGATGAAGCGGGGTGGCAAGGTGCTCGCGCTGCGCATCCTGCCCGGCGTCGACGTGCTGGAGACCCGTTGGTCCGCGGCGAAGATCGCCTTCGACAAGGCGGGCGTCGACGTCGTCGGCGTCGAGTTCACCGACGGCGACCCGGCCAGGACGAAGAAGATCGTCAACGACTACATCCAGCGGTACGGCACGATCGACGGCGTCTGGATGGACGCCGGGGCGGTCGCGGGCGCGGCGGTCGAGGCGTTCGAGGACGCCGGCAAGCCCGTGCCGCCGATCAACGGCGAGGACCAGCTCGACTTCCTGAAGCTGTGGAAGGACAAGAAGCTCACGGCGATCGCCCCGACCTACCCGACCTACCAGTGGCGCACCCCGGTCATCGCCGCGCTGAAGATCCTCGACGGCGAGCAGGTGCCGAACCCGTGGAAGCTGCCACAGCCGACCATCACCCAGGACAACCTGGACGAGTACGTCGACGCCACCATGCCGCCGCTGCACTACGCGATGTGCGGCTGCACCGACCTGCCCGGTTACCCGCGGCGCTGGAAGTAGTGCGGTGTACACCATCGGTGTCAACCCGTGGGTCTGGGCCTCGCCGGTCGACGACGAGGCCATGGCCGAGCTGGTGCCGCGGATCGCCGCGTTCGGTTTCGACGCGGTCGAGCTGCCGATCGAGCAACCCGGCGACTGGGACCCGGCCCGCACCCGGGACCTGCTGGCGGCGTACGGCCTGCGCGCGGTCGGCGTCTGCGCGGTCACCTCGCCCGGACGTGACCTCGTGAACGCTCCGCCGGAGGCCGTCGCCTCCACCGTGGCGTACCTGAAAACGTGTGTGGACAGTGCGGTGGCCGTCGGCGCGCCCTGCGTCGGCGGCCCGGTCTACGCCGCGGTGGGGCGGACCTGGCGCATGTCACCGGTGGAGCGCGCGGCCTGCTACGCGGACGTCCGCCGCGCCCTGCGGCCGGTGGCCGACCACGCGGGGGAGCGGGGCGTGAGCATCGGCGTGGAGGCCCTCAACCGCTATGAGACGAGCGTCGTCAACACGGTCGAGCAGGCGGTGGAGCTGATCGACGGCCTGCCCGCGAACGTCGGTCTCATGATCGACACGTATCACATGAACATCGAGGAGGCCGACCCCTACGAGGCGCTCGTCACGGCTGGTCCGCACATCAAGCATGTCCAGGTCAGCGGCACCGACCGCGGCGCCCCGGGCGCCGACCACTTCGACTGGCCACGCTTCCTCGCCGGCCTGGCCACGACCGGCTACGGCGGCGCGGTGTGCATCGAGTCGTTCACCGCGCGGAACGAGGCCATCGCCACCGCGGCCTCGATCTGGCGGCCGCTTGCCCCGTCGCAGGACACCCTCGCCCGTGACGGGCTGTCCTACCTCCGCACTGTCCTCCGCGGACTGGAGAACGCTCCCTCGACCGGGTGAAAGGGGTCGCTTTGGTTTCCGAACGACGTCGTACGTCATGTGAATGGGCCCACGGGGAACCGCCCTGCGGTCCGACCGGTCCGTGCACCGACCGCCGGACAACTCGCCGACAGTACGGCGGTCGGTCGCCCTACGGTCCGACCGGTCCGTGCACCGACCGCCGGACAACTCGCCGACAGTACGGCGGTCGGCACCGAGCGAGGCGCAAGACCCACGCCCATGCCCACGCCCGTACATCGTGTTCCCTTCGCGAGTCCTCATCCCCCCACGCCGAGTAGCCCGGTCGCGCCGTCACCCCCTTCCGCCCGGGAACCGCCATAAGGAGAAGACGTGTTCACAGCTCTCACGATACGAAGGTGGCTTCGGGCCGCAGCCGCCGCAGTCGGTTTGACCGCGACCGCCGTGATGGCGTTCCCCGCGCCCGCATCCGCGGCTCCCCGCACTGTGTACGTCTCGCCGTCCGGCACCGGCACCGACTGTTCCAGCGCGCAGCCGTGCTCACTGACAGCCGCGCAGGCGGCGGTGCGATCGCTCAACGACGCCATGTCGGACGACATCGTGGTGCAGTTGGCCGACGGTGTGTACCGGCTGGACCGACCCTTGCGGCTGACGGCGGAGGACTCCGGCTCAGGCGGTCACAGGGTCGTGTGGCAGGCCGCCCCGTCGGCGCGTCCGGTGATCACCGGTGCCCGGGCGGTCACCGGCTGGTCGGTGGCCGACGGAGCCAGGAACATCTGGCGGGCCGACGTGCCCGCCGGTCTCGACGCCCGGCAGCTCTATGTCGACGGTGCCGTGGCCACTCGGGCACGCACACAGGTGAACAGGGCCGATTTCACGGCCTCCAGCGCCGGAATGAGGTTCTCGGGCGGTGCGCTGAGTTATCTGAACAACCTGGCCGACCAGAGCCGGGTCGAGGTGGAGAGCGTCAACTCCTTCACCGACCGGTACTCGCCGGTGCAGAGCATCAGTGGGAACTTCATCACGATGCAGCAGCCGGCGTGGAACAACAACAACTTCGGCTACGACACCCTCATGCGGCCGCACCGGGCCGGTCCGTTCTACCTGACCAACGCGTACGAGTTCCTGGACTCGCCCGGCGAGTGGTACCTCAACCCCACGGCCGGAGCCTTGTACTACATCCCCCTGGCCGGGCAGAACATGAGCAACGTCAGCGTGGAACTGCCGACGCTGCAGTCGCTGGTGAACCTCGGGGGCACGTACAGCGAGCCGGCGCACCACATCACGTTCAGCGGGATCACCTTCACCGGTACGAGCTGGCTGGGCCCCAGCAGCAACCAGGGTTACGTAGACCAGCAGACCGGCGGGTACATCGCCGGCAACTGGAGCTGGCCGAGCTTCGACTCCTGCCACAACGGCTGCACGCAGTTCGAGGCCGCCCGGCCACACTGGCTGCAGATGCCGTCCGCCGTGCAGATCTCCGCCGCCAACACCATCACCTTCAGCGACTCCCGGTTCGTCAACCTGGGCCAGACGGCCATCGGTATCGGCAACGACGCCAACGCGCACGCCAGCGGCGTCGGCCTGGGCGCCGCCGGCATCACGGTGACCCGGTCGGAGATCGCCCGGAGCTCAGCCGGTGGCATCCTCGTGGGCGGCGTGCGCGCCGACGCCCACCACCCCAGCGACCAGCGCATGGTCAACAGGGACATCACGATCAGCAACAACCGCATCCACGACCTGGGGGCGGACTACCGGGGCATCGTCTCTGTCCTGACCACGTACGTCACCAACAGCACCGTCGCCCAGAACGAGGTCTACAACATGCCGTACTCCGGCATGTCGATCGGGTACGGCTGGGGCGCCAACGACGCGGGCGGCAGCAGCCACTATGCCAACCGCGGCCTGTACAACTACCAGCCGCGCTACACGACGCCGACCACCGCGTCCAACAACCGGCTCATCGGCAACTACATCCACGATGTCATGCAGCAGATGAACGACGGTGGCTGCATCTACACGCTCGGATGGAACCCGAGCGCGCAGATCAGCCGGAACCACTGCCTGCGGACCAACGGATACTTCGGGACGTACTTCGACGAGGGCTCGAAGTACTACACGGTCACCAACAATGTCTTCTCGAACACCGGTACGTGGGCGACGGCCAACTACTGGGGTGGCGAGAACATGGGGAACTGGACCGTCACCAACAACTGGTCGACCAACGGCAGCACGAACGTGACCAACGGGGACCGCGGCAACGTGGTCTCCGGCAATGTCACGGTCACCAATGGCAACTGGCCGTCCGGCGCCCAGGCCGTGATGGCGTCCGCCGGACCGCAGGACACTCCTCCCACCCCACAGCCCACGGCTCAGCAGATCGTGGGCGCGCAGTCCGGCCGCTGCCTGACCGTCCCCGGCGCCGGCACCACCAACGGCACCCAGACCCAACTCGGGGACTGCACCGGCGCGGCCGGCCAGACCTGGACCTACACCGCCGGCAAACAACTGACCGTCTCCGGCGACAAGTGCCTCGACGCCAGCGGACGCGGCACCACCAACGGCACCGCCGTCGTCATCTGGGACTGCAACGGCCAGAACAACCAGCAGTGGAACGTCAACCCCAACGGCACCATCACCGGCGTCCATTCCGGACTGTGCCTCGACGCCAACGCCGGCGGCACCGCCAACGGCACCAGGATCACCCTCTGGTCCTGCCACGGCGGCACCAACCAGCAGTGGGCACTGCGATAGCGGAACCAACGCCCATCCGCTCCTTTGGGACAGGAGCGGATACCGGCGGTGGGGCCCGAGTGGGTGCGGGCCCCACCGCGCCTCGGTGGATCTGTGGACACCTACGGCTTTCGACCTGACCGGGGGCGTCCGCCACCGCGACGGTGCCGTACAGGCGATGAACCACCTCTTCGGCCGCAACGCCCTCAACCACTCCTACGTGGCCGGTCGGGGCGAGAAGAGCGGCCAGAACAGCACGGCCGCATCTTCGCCCGCCTGCTTGGTCCTGCCCCGCCGGACCCGCCGACGGGCTCGCCGGCCGGCGGCCCGAACGTCGAGATGCAGGACCCGCCCGCCAGCGGGCTGCACACCGATGTTCTGCTGTCTCGACCACATCGACTCGTGGTCGACGAACGAGGTGGCCGTCAACTGCCACCAGGAGATGACCACCTGCGCTGCGATGGCATCGGCCTCGCTCGCGGCAGGACCCGTCAACCCCCTCTAACGCAGCAGCCGGGTCGGCTCGTCCGGTCCGCTGCGGCGCACCACCCACGCCTCGGTGATGTGGGTGAACATCGCCTCGGCCGCACCCTTGGGGTCGTGCGCGGCGATCCGCTCGTAGATGCGCCGATGGCCGTGGTTGGACGCGACGCAGAAGGCACGGCCGGTTCGGCCCATGTAACGGGCGGAGTTGATGACCTGGCGCTCCAGCGAACGGACCACGGCACGGCCGATGCGGTTCCCCGACGCCTGCATGATGGTGTCGTGGAACGCCCGGTCCACTTCGTGGTACGAAGCGGGGTCGTCGACGAGCTCATCCATCCGCTCCACCAGACCGCGTAGCTGGTCGATCACCTCGGCGTTCGCCAGGCGGGCGGCGACGTTGACCATGTCGGACTCCAGCACGCGGCGGGTCGCGACGAGGTGATCGAGGATGGCCAGGCTCTCGTCTTCGGCGATGGTCGCGCCGAGGACCAGCTCGTCAAGCATGTTCCACATCGCCGGCGGGGTGACCATCGTGCCGGCGCCCTGGCGGACCTGCACGAGCCCCTTCTCCTGAAGTATCTTCACCGCCTCGCGGACCACGGTGCGGCTGACCGAGAAGATCTCGCAGAGCACGGGCTCGGAGGGGAGCGGCGAACCGGACGGATGGACTCCACGGACGATCCGCTCCACCAGCTCAGCCGTCACCGCGGCGGCAAGGTTCGCCGGGCGCCGGCTCCAGGCGGGGGCCTCGGAGGCCTCTGCGGATGACTGCGGTACTGCCGTCATGACACCCCCCGGGACCCGTGCCGGACCACGGATGCCCGCCTACTATACGGCATTCGGTTGACATCATACGTCATACGGGTTACATACGTCATACGAGTTGCGTTCCTCCTCAACCTCAATTGCCGGTCAGCCGGCCACCTCAGGAGAGCGGGGCAGCAATGAAGCAGCGAACACTGTGGTCGGCGAGCCTGGTTGCCGGGCTCGTTGTCTTAGCCGGCTGCGGAAGCGCCTCGGACCCGGATTCGGCGTCCGGTGGTTCGAAGGGCAAGCTCGTCGTCTGGGACTGGAAGTCCGGCGACGCCACAGCGTCCTCATACGTCAAGAAGGCCAAGGCCGACTTCGCCAAGCGGCATCCCGGCGTGACGGTCGAGTTCGTCGCGCAGCCGTTCGAGCAGTACTACACCCTGCTCGGGGCCGCCATCCAAGCCGGCAAGGGGCCGGACGTCATGCTCTTCAACGGCGGCGGGCAGATCCGCGACCGCGTGGACTCCCTTCTGCCGTTGGACGAGTACGTCCGTGATGACAGGAAGCGGCTGGCCGGGTGGGAGGCCTTCACCAAGGACAGCAAGACCTACGCCGCTCCGGTGACATTGCAAGGCCACCCGATCTACTACAACAAGTCGCTCTACCGGAAGGCAGGGCTGGACCCGGAGCAGCCTGCCGCCAGCTGGGACGAGTTCGTCGCCGACTGCCGGACCATCAGCAAGGCGACCGGTGCCAGGTGCTTCGCGCAGGGCAACAAGGAAGGCATCGGTATTCAGTTCTTCCTGTCCGGGCTCGGCTCGGGCGTCCTGTCGCCCACGGAGTACGACGACTGGATCGCCGGCGAACGAGACTGGTCCTCGCCGGCGGTCAAGCGGGTCTTCTCGCTCTGGAAAGAGGCCGACGACAAAGGCCTGAACAACGACGGGGCGAACTCGACGGCGATGTTCAACGACGCGTTCGCGGTGTTCCAGTCCCACAAGGCCGCCCACGTCATCGGGTTGATGTCGGACATCGGGCACTGGAAGGACTTCGCCGAGTTCCTCGACGCCGGCAATGTCGGCGTCATGAAGTCGCCGGTCGTCACGGCCGGCGCCACGCCGAGCCTTCCCTACGACGGCGGCATCGGCTACGCCGTCGCGAAGTGGACCAAGGACCCCGAGGTCGCCGCCGACCTGGTGCGCTCCCTGACCTCGACCGACGTACTGAAGTCGTTCTACGCCGACGCGGGCGCCATCGCGGCCGACCGCACCGTGGACGTCTCGAGCGGTGGCCCAGCCGTCGCCACCATCGTGTCCGAGATCGACCGTGGCAAGCCCGCCCTGCACGTGGCCCTGCCGTCCAAGACCGTAGACCTGATGGGGCGGTTGTCTCAGCAACTGCTGAGCGGATCGGTCACGGTCGACGCGGCGGTCAAGCAGCTCGCGGCGTCCGACCAAGCGGGCTGAGGCCATGTCACCCGATGGCGCGCCGGCCCGCGCTGCTCACGCAGGGCGGGCCGACGGGGCGCGAGCAGGTGAGGCGGTGGGTGGCCGCGGCCCCGCGTCGAAATCTCCGCGAGTCCGCAGCGGCCGGCGGGCCGAGCGCCTCGCCCCCTACGTCCTGGTCGCTCCCGCTGTCCTGATCATCGTGGTGCTCCGGCTCTGGCCACTGGGACTGGGTGTCAGCTTCTCCTTCACCGGTGACGGCGAACGCAACGGCGCCACG carries:
- a CDS encoding substrate-binding domain-containing protein; amino-acid sequence: MTVLAVSTLLVLAGCATDEPTTGASGSPSAGTGSGTGKQSKFFVRADYDEQLALLDAAPTGPAGKPWEQALKPAMVETAKFTKPGPYKICFSNAGLNNPWRQVGFKTMQAEVDTHRGRISEFVHVDAEGKDQKQIADINDLLGKGCHALIVSPNTTATLTPAVEAACQKGLPVIVFDRGVDTTCPVTFINPIGGYGFGHVAAEFVTRKMKRGGKVLALRILPGVDVLETRWSAAKIAFDKAGVDVVGVEFTDGDPARTKKIVNDYIQRYGTIDGVWMDAGAVAGAAVEAFEDAGKPVPPINGEDQLDFLKLWKDKKLTAIAPTYPTYQWRTPVIAALKILDGEQVPNPWKLPQPTITQDNLDEYVDATMPPLHYAMCGCTDLPGYPRRWK
- a CDS encoding ABC transporter permease, translating into MRIARPLRLLEFRSGGLAPIIVILAVLLVLLTARQPDFLSPPSLMSFLGRSAPIILLAAGQYFVIVSGELDLSVGSLVTAQVVIAARLIDGDPSAGWPVVVLLLAFGIAVGLVNGLVTTRLRVPSFITTLGMYLILVGAVYLWSDGAPKGGLSEEFRRLGRSAFEDVPALGRIPYALVVLLAVAALALVLTRSDFGRTLVAVGGNPRTAELSGVRVWRAKTMAFVLSGLAATLAAVLIGGYSGVSFQAGAGLEFGAITAAVLGGVALGGGRGSVVGAMLGALTLETLFTLMNFYGVSGALKPAVQGAIILLAVAAASFRFPSR
- a CDS encoding sugar ABC transporter ATP-binding protein; its protein translation is MSGLLPSPLLALRGIGKSFLGVPVLDGVDLQVRPGEVHAVVGENGAGKSTLMKVVSGVHQPDEGTVEFAGAPRTFRSPREAQQAGIGIVYQELTLLPERTVAENVCLGREPLRRGLVDRRAMLSHTAGLLASVGEGSLPPDTRVGRLGVAQQQVVEIVKALALDARLLIMDEPTAALADHEVDQLYALVRRLQEHGMGVLYVSHRLKEVFDLSSRITVLKDGRAVATVNTADTSADQLVRHMVGRELSSYYPDPAKPQELGPVRLTVRDGGNRKLRGIDLRLRAGEVLGVGGLQGSGRSALARALFGAAPFSTGRVTVDGAPVRLRSPRAAMRAGIAYVSEDRKGEGIVAEQSVLDNALLAGRAVRPGRLGRGARTARVRELLAAVELRAAGEDQEIRFLSGGNQQKVVLARWLALAPRILLFDEPTRGIDVGAKAAIHDLVRRLARDGAAVLMVSSELPELLGMSDRIIVMRDGRIAGELPGGATEEDVVALAVGTVGEAAG
- a CDS encoding extracellular solute-binding protein is translated as MKQRTLWSASLVAGLVVLAGCGSASDPDSASGGSKGKLVVWDWKSGDATASSYVKKAKADFAKRHPGVTVEFVAQPFEQYYTLLGAAIQAGKGPDVMLFNGGGQIRDRVDSLLPLDEYVRDDRKRLAGWEAFTKDSKTYAAPVTLQGHPIYYNKSLYRKAGLDPEQPAASWDEFVADCRTISKATGARCFAQGNKEGIGIQFFLSGLGSGVLSPTEYDDWIAGERDWSSPAVKRVFSLWKEADDKGLNNDGANSTAMFNDAFAVFQSHKAAHVIGLMSDIGHWKDFAEFLDAGNVGVMKSPVVTAGATPSLPYDGGIGYAVAKWTKDPEVAADLVRSLTSTDVLKSFYADAGAIAADRTVDVSSGGPAVATIVSEIDRGKPALHVALPSKTVDLMGRLSQQLLSGSVTVDAAVKQLAASDQAG
- a CDS encoding sugar phosphate isomerase/epimerase family protein codes for the protein MYTIGVNPWVWASPVDDEAMAELVPRIAAFGFDAVELPIEQPGDWDPARTRDLLAAYGLRAVGVCAVTSPGRDLVNAPPEAVASTVAYLKTCVDSAVAVGAPCVGGPVYAAVGRTWRMSPVERAACYADVRRALRPVADHAGERGVSIGVEALNRYETSVVNTVEQAVELIDGLPANVGLMIDTYHMNIEEADPYEALVTAGPHIKHVQVSGTDRGAPGADHFDWPRFLAGLATTGYGGAVCIESFTARNEAIATAASIWRPLAPSQDTLARDGLSYLRTVLRGLENAPSTG
- a CDS encoding FadR/GntR family transcriptional regulator translates to MTAVPQSSAEASEAPAWSRRPANLAAAVTAELVERIVRGVHPSGSPLPSEPVLCEIFSVSRTVVREAVKILQEKGLVQVRQGAGTMVTPPAMWNMLDELVLGATIAEDESLAILDHLVATRRVLESDMVNVAARLANAEVIDQLRGLVERMDELVDDPASYHEVDRAFHDTIMQASGNRIGRAVVRSLERQVINSARYMGRTGRAFCVASNHGHRRIYERIAAHDPKGAAEAMFTHITEAWVVRRSGPDEPTRLLR
- a CDS encoding ricin-type beta-trefoil lectin domain protein, coding for MAFPAPASAAPRTVYVSPSGTGTDCSSAQPCSLTAAQAAVRSLNDAMSDDIVVQLADGVYRLDRPLRLTAEDSGSGGHRVVWQAAPSARPVITGARAVTGWSVADGARNIWRADVPAGLDARQLYVDGAVATRARTQVNRADFTASSAGMRFSGGALSYLNNLADQSRVEVESVNSFTDRYSPVQSISGNFITMQQPAWNNNNFGYDTLMRPHRAGPFYLTNAYEFLDSPGEWYLNPTAGALYYIPLAGQNMSNVSVELPTLQSLVNLGGTYSEPAHHITFSGITFTGTSWLGPSSNQGYVDQQTGGYIAGNWSWPSFDSCHNGCTQFEAARPHWLQMPSAVQISAANTITFSDSRFVNLGQTAIGIGNDANAHASGVGLGAAGITVTRSEIARSSAGGILVGGVRADAHHPSDQRMVNRDITISNNRIHDLGADYRGIVSVLTTYVTNSTVAQNEVYNMPYSGMSIGYGWGANDAGGSSHYANRGLYNYQPRYTTPTTASNNRLIGNYIHDVMQQMNDGGCIYTLGWNPSAQISRNHCLRTNGYFGTYFDEGSKYYTVTNNVFSNTGTWATANYWGGENMGNWTVTNNWSTNGSTNVTNGDRGNVVSGNVTVTNGNWPSGAQAVMASAGPQDTPPTPQPTAQQIVGAQSGRCLTVPGAGTTNGTQTQLGDCTGAAGQTWTYTAGKQLTVSGDKCLDASGRGTTNGTAVVIWDCNGQNNQQWNVNPNGTITGVHSGLCLDANAGGTANGTRITLWSCHGGTNQQWALR
- a CDS encoding glycoside hydrolase family 9 protein, with translation MDLWTPTAFDLTGGVRHRDGAVQAMNHLFGRNALNHSYVAGRGEKSGQNSTAASSPACLVLPRRTRRRARRPAARTSRCRTRPPAGCTPMFCCLDHIDSWSTNEVAVNCHQEMTTCAAMASASLAAGPVNPL
- a CDS encoding ABC transporter permease; the encoded protein is MSGALSLPARRTPPGVFVALVLTLTIGWLVVAVDGGRLFSLPTTVSLLHVAAGLGLVAVGQTLVIVGGSLDLSVAYVVSLSTLVAAETMAGDDGALLPAIGLTLAVSGAIGLVNGLLVTTARINPFIATVGVALLLKGYLDNGYDGPAGKTAPALVQGLGYQRVGPVPLSFLLLLAVAAAAWFVLARTRFGHHLLAVGGDPEVARLSGVRGSRVLVTAHVLCALCAGLAGIYLASRLGAGAPRVGTEGLYDLESIAAVVLGGTALAGGRGGVAGTVGGVLLLASIDAIFNQLEVDAFFKQVIRGVIIIAAVAVYARRAMRKAS